In the genome of Chiroxiphia lanceolata isolate bChiLan1 chromosome 5, bChiLan1.pri, whole genome shotgun sequence, the window GTACAGGTCGAACCAACAGCACAGAGTAACAGGACTCAACAGGAGATTTAAAAATTACCCACTTTCTTTATACAGTTGTTCTCTCTAGAACATTTTCTGCTTGAGGGACATTCCCACTTCAAGGGCAGAAAGGGAAAGGCAAGGGCAAGACAATTCCAGCTGGCAACCAGGTGAAGAATACTTAAGGAAAATCCCAAAAGTTCAAGCACAGCAAAGCATCTTACTTCCCCTATCACAGTGTATGCCCTGCATCATGCAAAATCACTAATTAGCTTCAGAATCTCTGTTACTCTGAATATTTTCCTCTCTACAGGAAAGAAAACGCATATAAACACCTAATAAGTGTGTTAAAACAATAATCACCTGCACAAATATATATGAATTCATCTTGTAAATCAGACCTGCTACAATAGCTCCTGATTTAAAACACCCCGTTGTGCTGACGCCAACTTTCAATACATCTCAGCCCCTGTAGTGATTCATTTTCCGGGAGGTTTTAAGGAGTAAGAGTCACTGGCACATGGCATAAAGGTTCTGATCCTTCCTGCAGCTGTTTCTGGTGACTTCTGAGGTCTCCTGCCCAGCTTGCCAGCATCTCACATGGTGCTAAAAGGGCAAAGTCTCAAGCTCTTACTGGTCAGGTATGGCTATCAGTGCTCCCCAGTCATACCACACAACTCTCTGGAATATCACACAGGTTTTCAGGCCAAACACTTCCCCCTGTATGGGAATTTAGGCATCAGCATTAAGGAAACTGCTAAATCAGCAGACACAAGGACTAACTCACTatcttttaaagatgaaatgAATATGTAGAATCACATGAacataaaaaatacatgaaagaaaaagttttagtTACAACAGTTCTTAGATCCTTCTTCTAGCTGAgtgtttttcataaataaatgtgAACGTAGAGGTTGCTGAGTGCAAAAAGGTTTTCTTATGGAACATTTGTGCATATCCACTCTTGCACAGAGGTGCTGAGCTCCATGGACAACTCACAGCTTTCCCAGACACTCTGATAGTCCTGGATAGGGCTGCTGAGGatgttttttcatgtaaatCAAGAGATAGGCCGTTTCTCCCCTGTAGaggtaaagaaaaagcaaaatgcgATGTATATGTTTGAAGATCTTGGTTGCAATTAACCTCCCAGGTTTGCTCCTGCCCAGCTTTTTGTGGTTTGGATCAACTAAGCTGACCCTTTCCAGTGTTCCTGAGAGAGCATATAAAGCTGACTCCCTGTCAGTACTTTAGCTTATAGGAGGGATTATCTCCCTCTTAGAATTATCCCACTCTCATAAGCTATTTTCTTATGATGCATCAAAACAAAAGCATGCAAAAATCCTGATTGACGTATCTAACTGCAACCAGCCTCATTTGTGACTACTCAGTAACCCTAGAGGCTCCCAGTATAGTCATATGCAGTCCCATCAGAGTAACCAGAATACAAGGATGCCTCTTCTACTCTCCTGCATCCCCACTACATCCCAGGCAATATGCAATTCAAATCATTTATCTTCCCTCTCTTTGCTACTCTCATTCCAAAATCCAGAGCAGCATTAGGTAAAAACAGAGATATGTTTTCATACCAGTGGAGGTTGGAATGTCCATAGGTGCATTTAACATCATCCCATGATAcctagagaagaaaaacacacaagaGGAGGCTGGTAAAAACTCTTAGGAGATGGACACGTTGTGATACCAATGCACCAGTTCTCATAAGAGTGGTGTAAGTGGTACTTCCAGGAACTAAGCACCTTTTAATAAATTGGTTTATTGCTTTACGAGGAAAAGTTCCTCTTCTAACACAGTAGAGTACATAAAGTAGGGGTATACATCAAATGGCTGCTTTTGCAAGTCGCAAAGCAGAAACTGAGGCCTTGTTTGGTGCAGAAGCAAGAGCCTGTAGCAGAGGTGCACAAAGCTCTGCAGCTTCAGCTTCTTTTCCTGGTTCTCTTTAATTAGCAGTCAGTCAGACTGAGCAAGATCTGGAGGAGAGGTGGggaaagtacaaaaaaaaaccatggaTTGATCTCCTCACCTGGCAAACCTGAGAATCATTAAAGCAATACCATTTACACTCTGTGAGGCTTTGAATGTAGGCACAGTAATGTCCACAACTAGATGATCCTGAAtgagcaacaacagcaaaaaggcTATACTGCCAGGTGGCCTGCAAAGAGACACAAAGAGTAACTTTTAGTGTAGTAATTCTAATTTGCCACTGACTGAAGAGAAGCAGCATCCAGGACAGCAAGGATGTGGATTTTgtaaggagaaaggaagaagagcagaTTAGCCTTGAGGATCCTGCCTTTTTTGCTCTCACCCTCATAGTTTTGCCTGCCAGCTATGGGCTGGCAGCCTCCCTGGAGATCACAGGAATGTGAAAAAGGTAGAAGAATAGCAAAGGAGTTACACTACAGACAACACCACACAGGTGACTTTTGCTATTGCCACATTTCcctcttttatttcacagtgaGGGGGACAGAGCCACAGTGGGGCAGAACACTCTCACCAGCTTGGTAAAGCTGTTGTTTCCTTGCTAAGCTCAACTCTGTGGTCAACAACACTGCATGGGAAATACCAGGAATGGAGTTCCCCTGCCTAGGACTGGTGAGATATGTAAAGCCTGGCTTTTGTCCTAATGGCAGGAAATTCCAGTTATTGTGCTTTTGGTGATTGAGTACAGAATGCTGAATAATGACTGAACCAGTTAAAACTATGGGATGTGAGGCAACACCAGACACAGGTGAAAGATGTCTGAGACATAGAGTTTTAAGACAGGTACTTTGAAATCAGGCAAGTACTGGTGTGATCTCTTAAAATTTTATAAGActtgagcagagaggagaagaaaatcttctcttttttagACAGCCTTAGGAGTATCTCACCTTTTCATTGTCATCTGCTTGGCACTGATTTTCTGTCAAGACTCCATTGAAATCAAGGTCCCGTGGGAATGGGAGATAGTGACTAAGCTTGTGCGTGTAGGatgatttttcaaagcagaagcGCTTTAGGTGTATGGTCAGAGTCTGTGGCAGATAGACGAGCTTCATGCTCtgtaaaacaataaataatgtGATTGAAAACTAAGGAATAAACCTGGGGAGGTAGGCTGGAAACAGCCATTGGCATCCAGTGCATATAGCGTGGAGAACAGCCAGTGCTACAAGTGAATGGCTgccaactgcaccacacagcagATGCCAAACCTTTGTAGCCCATTTGCACACAAGACACATAACGGAGCTGTGATAACCAAGTTTCTCAGCTTCAGTGTGATCAGCACCCAGCCTTGGGTGTGTCAAGGGCTGCTTCATTTCTCATCTGCTTTCCTAACCCTAGTTTGGTAGCACTAGGTAGGGTGAGGAGAGGCAAGCCAACTTCTTTGTGACGTGACCACTGGAGCTCCGTGAAGGATGTCAAGCTGACAGCTCATTtcttccagcactgcctgttGCTGCCATGGCTGCCACTAAGACATATGGATTCATTGTGGCCTCAGAGGCAGCCCAACAGTGAAAATGTTGTGGGAAGTTCCCTCCAAGCCTTGCGCTAAGGCATTCTCCCTCACACTGCTCTCTTTAACGCACTTCCCTCTTCATGAAACAGCTAATTCATCATCTGGCACAGACTGATACTCTGAAAAATGGAGAGCCcagtggagagcagggaagaaaggaaatcatCCTACAATATCCTACTTTTAGGTGTATGCACAGTTTAAGTAACATATTTTTGTGCACCTCTGCAGCTACGCAGCAGTGTAAAGGCCCACAGTGCTCACACAGAATAAACCAACAGAAGCTCCTCTTCTTGGTGACTTAGAGTAAAACTCATGAAATCCTTTGGAGCAAGAGCTACGTCTACAGCAGGGAACTTCCTAACAGGAGGAAAGATGCATGTGGTTTATACCTTGCTGATACTTCTGTGCTGACAAATCTGAGTTGTTGATCTCCTCTTAAACTGATATGGTTGAGTCCTTTCCGCACCCTTCCCAGTCCTAAAGGAATTTCTCTGTGTGAGAGACTTTTGGGAAAATAATTCTCTGATTACCTTCAAAAAAGGTGTTTTCATTCCACATTGTTGACAGAAACACATGTTTTGACCAGTCAGCTCTTCTGGATGGAAAAAGTGCTGTAAACAGTCCTCCTATGAAGACAGAGGAGATTTCTTTCAACTGAATTCCTTCAAGCTGGGTTTCTATTTCtactttatttcacagaatacaaacaaataacaaaactaCAGAAGGCATATTTTATTCAAAGGACAAAAGACTGCCTAGCAGCCTAAAAAAAGGGTACCCCATTTTTTCTAGCTGCTATTATGATTGCAttagttgggaaaaaaaatggagatacCACATTTTTCGCAAAGAAGATGTTGATGCACACGTGTCTTTTATACCTACTTCAAAGCTTTAAAGGTTTTCAAAGAGTAATGATGAAAAAGTATAAAGTGGTCAGGTGGTCCAAGGGTGAACTGGCACCTCAAAAATCCACTATATTTGTGGCAGCACCTACACAGtcaccagcactgctctgtCTGCAGCACTGATTCAACAGTGAAAGACCACTGCACTGGGCAAACACAGTGTGTCTGGCCAGGGATTCCAAGTTATCTAGGACACCTCACTGTGGTACCTAAGGACTCACAGGTACACATCACTGCGTAGTTTGAGTCTTTGAGTCTATTACAGAGTATTTAGCCAACATTCTTTTTAGAAAGGTGATTCAAGGGCTTTATTTTCCAGCCCCTAAATCAAACAAATTTTTTGAGACCTCTAAAACTCTTCCAAACAAATAAGAAATGTGAAGGAGGAAAGACCACTCCCTGGTGGTCCCAAACGCTCTACAGAAATCTTGCAGTGATTCTAGATGCGACACAGGAGACACCAGTGCTGCAAGGAGATGGCTCCCACAGTGAACAGAGGGGAATCTTTCTCCTAAGGGAACAGTGCTGCCACTAAACTTACCAGAGTCTTCAGCCTGTGAGAATTGGAATCCAACACCGGCAGTGGAAGGGTTAACATGCAGCTGttgttctttatttcaaaagagCAACTCTGACAGGCCAGATGCTCCTGTATGCAGATAGTGTACAAATCACTCAGCTCTTCAACCTGAGGGACAAAAAAAGGCCAAAACAAGGTTTATGGAGATGACAGATGATATATGCCTTATGGGTGGAAAAGTTATTTCAAGCCAGGTTACTGCTTTAGTGTTCAAACCAAATTCTAACACTGACTTATGTGAACAGGCCAATTCCCATAATTCAAAGGAGGACAACTCCTTCCCCTCATCTCCTATCAGAGGGGAAAGACACAGCCTATAACAAGATCAGAACAGTTAAATGTCTGCTTTGATGCAGAATtgtattgttttgtttgaaaCTGCAAAAGAAGCCTGTCTTCTGTATGAAGAAAACTATGACTGAGTCAAGGAAGAATCACTTTTCCCAGTCTGCTAGAAGAAACTGTCATATATATAACGTACTAACAGTGACTAACTAGAATGAAATGCATGTGGCTGACttcaaaaaatggaaaagctgtGTCAAGGCATGCCAATAAATGCTTACAgaaatttggggggaaaaaaacaaatgaaagaaaactaaatttgGTATTGCAAAAAGATCAATTTTTTACTTATTAATCAACTCCCCCGTTAGAGCTGAGACTCTGGCATGCCCTAAGAGtaggaagaacaaaaattaaCTGTAATTCAAAATGTTGTAGGTTATGAGATCAAGACTTCCTCTCCCATTTGAAAGATGTGAGGAAAGACCCAAACAGGGGATGGctaattttaagaatttaacTTAAGACAATTGTCAGTGAACGGGATCCTTCTCCAAGGAGCAGAGGAAACAACACATGATAAGGGCCAAAGGACCTGGTGTTCATTTCAGTTGCCATCCTTACCAGCTCTAGctttttcatctgcttctttATCAAGTTCCAGAGACGCAGAAACAGCTGAGCAGCATCATGCTGCACAAACACTggacaaacagaaaacacaaccCAAATAAGTACTGTGAACACCACCAAGCACAAGACTTCCCACAGATGGCAAAGGGAGAGTTACTGTCCCCCATTAGATCCAGTTTCTTGTCCCTTGCCACTCCCTGCCAGGGACAGAACTTAGACTGGACAAGAGCTGCAATCTCTCCATGTGACCTGAGCAGGCAGTGGGAAAAGATAAGAGGGCTTGCACCACCCAGTGCTAAAGTTGTGTAACATGACACCAGGTGCAGGGCCAAGAGTACACCAAATACCTACCAGAAAACAGGGCTCAGATGTCTCACTGATTTGAGAGCTGTATTTCATAGcatcatagaattgtttgggttggaagagacttaaAGGACATCTctttccaacccccctgccatggacagggacaccttccactggaactggttgctcagagcattttccaacctggccttgaacacttccaggcatggagtatccacaacttctctgggcaaactgttccagtgtctcactacCTCAGAGTAAAGAGattcttcctaatatcaaatctaaacccaacttctctcagtttaaagcaatcaccccttgtcctatcactacatgtccttggAAAAAGTTCCTTTTGAATCCTGCTTAGAAACAATACAGGGAAgattctgttctctttttcacCTTTATTACACCACAGATCTTTTTCCCCTCGTGAAGGCTATAATTCTCCTGAGTGCTGAGATAAAATTATGTCTCACACACCGAATAGTATAAACCCCTTGATCCCTATCCAGGCAAAAAGCACATGGTTTCAGCACAGGAAGCCAAGTATGACGAAGTGACATTATGCTTTGTCTTTCCACTCTGACTAAATTGGCATATTAGGAAACCTAAGGTGGTGGGATACAGCTCAATGCAGAGCTTGCTTAGAATGCCTCAGCAGGGAATTGCTTCAAGATTAAACTtagggggaaggaaaagaatctACATCCTTGAATGTGAAGAACTGATTTTATCAGCCAGTGATGAACTCAAGAGTTAGGAACTGAGCAAAAATTACATGTAGTATAGCAAAATCATAGTATTTCTGGACTACCTTTTTGCTTGATCATAGGTGGAACAAATTTTGCAGAATAATCCAACAACCTGATATGGAAGTGCTTTCAACTTCCCAGTAATGTAAGTCTGTGGGTACTGACTTCAGTTGTGTTCTAGTAAGATTACAGACATCTCTGATTAAACAAAGCTCAGAACATACACCTTTCCTCATGTCTAATAGCACATTCATGATCCAGGAAAAGAACCAGTTTCTCAGATGTTGGAGTTTAGGAACCACACctgaattttaaagaagaaggaaaaggtgggAAATAGTCAGTTTTACAAATTCCCTTTGGGCATCTCTCTTTGACAGGGAGAAGGCAGACAGCAAAGCCATTCAGAGTAAGGGGGGAAATgatgcaaacagaaatattgaGTTTATCTTGCACTCCTCCTTAAGAAAGATGGCTGGCTACCACCTACCCTTTCAGTGCTGTCCTGTTTGGGCaggagagttgggctgattccaatgggatgaggttcaacaaggccaagtgccgggtcctgcactttggccacaacaaccccctgcagggctacaggctgggacagagtggctggagagcagccaggcagagagggacatgggagtttggattgacaggaagctgaacaggagccagcagtgtgcccaggtggccaagaaggccaatggcatcttcgcctggatcaggaacagtgtggcagcaggaccagggaagtgattcttcccctgtactcagcactggtgaggccacacctcaagtgctgtgtccagttctgggcccctcagttcaggaaggacatggaggggctggagcaggtccagagaagagcaacaaggctggggaagggactcaagcacaagtgctgtgaggagaggctgagggagctggggctgttcagcctggagaagaggaggctcaggggagacctcatcactctctacaactacatgaaaggaggttgtagccaggtgggggttggtctcttctccccggcaaccagcagtaggacaagagggcatggtcttaagctgtgccaggggaggtttaggttggatattaggaagaaattctttacagagagggtaatcaggcattggaatgggctaccccaggaagtggtggattctccatccctggaggtttttaagatgagattagatgtggcacttaagtgccatggtctggtaaccacagtggtagtggatcaagggttggacttgatgatctcggaggtcccttccaacccagctgattctatgatcataCAATAAAGATCAGGACAGTCAGATACACCCTGTGTATTTGTACACATAGACAGACTCCCAGAATCCTACTGTCACCAGTCACCCATGCATTCAACAATCTCTCTCTACTTTGGGACTTTGACCAGTTGGGAGATTAAGACAGCAAATTCTTCTCTGCCCTTATAAAAAGGAACAGGAAGTATGTAGTTTCTATCCTTGGGGATCCATGTGAACTTATCTTTTCCACACTATCGCTTTCTTCTAACAAGTAACAGCAGCTATTTCACTATTATGATGCCAGTACAGTAAGACAAATCAAGCTCTAAGCTgtcttctcagccctgcacagccctttCCCCTTGGTCAGTATCTGTAGCTGAGTCTTCCAGCAGTCTGATAGACTGCTCTCCCTTTGCACATCAACAAGGACATACAGcaggggcttttttccccctcttcacGAGCAATACACAGCATCGCACTCGCAAGGGGAAAGCAGCTATAAAAGAGCACTACATCACCATGTACCTAACTCCTGACATTTCTGAATGCAGATGCTGGAGTCTGCACTGCTTGTTAGTGCTGGGTAATCAACACCCCGGTTTGCAGGCAGAGGTGGGCATGAGGCACTGCTGCTTACATTCCACTCTGTGCGCTGAAAGGCAGCAAGCGAGCTCTGTGGGGCGAACAGCTTTGCACTTGCCACGCTGcatctcctccagcagcaggagcattTGGTACGGGACATTGCTCCTCCTCTGCGCACACGGTGGCACTGTGATCCTACAAAGGGAAGAAGCAACACGGATGGTCATCAAGGTACAATGGAGAAATATCAGACATCACACCTGAAGGAGCAGAGGTAAGTAGCCCAGCTAGCAACTCAAGAGGAACCAGAATGGGTatattttcagcaaaagaaggaaaaagaggaagcaGTCACCTGCACTAGCTCACCCTACAGCGCAGGCTGACAGTTTCAAAGTGAAAGGCCACAATGTTAAGTTGGCCTGTTCCTGAGTAAGGGACAAGCCAAGCAGGACCTCAAGTGCTTTCTGGGCTCTAGAAATAACATTAGTTACAGCCAGTTTCAGAGCTGTTCTTCCCTCCCACTGATTCATGTCCTCATGCTCAACATACCCTCAAAATTTCATGGGCACATAAATCATAATGCTTGTATTTCAACCATATGCCAGCTGAAAAGCTCTTTATCCTCCCTAAATTTATTGCAGTCTACAGGTTTTTCTAGGTCTTTCTTCAAATAACCATGATAACCTACTGTCTACATTATTTAGCTTTGCCCATTCATGACACTTCTCATCTCTGCACATCTGTAacatcttctttctcctctgcacAGTAGTGAATGTCTAAGAAATGTAGAGAAAGAATTGAATAGAAATGATCCACTTAGATAATTAAAGCTGCAGTGAACTGAGtaaattgaaaacaaattaaaccagTTATTATTGTAGTTGGTAGGGAGACAGAAGCCCAAATCCTCCTCACAAACAACCAGGGAGAACAATCAAGCAAGACAAAGTAAAGCTATGTATTCTTGATCTGCAACAACATTATTAGTCTCCTCTATGAGGTGCTAACCAGGGCAATCAGGAGCCAGAGGCTGGGGATTACCAAATGTTTATGTTTACATGCTTAAAGTTACAAAATTAATAGTGGATATGGTTAGGCACAACacatccttttttaaaatggcCTATGAGTAAACCTGGAATAAAATCATATCCTCTTTTGGAAAAGAGAGATA includes:
- the LOC116787700 gene encoding ubl carboxyl-terminal hydrolase 18-like — encoded protein: MGQNSGHQERGKKPELALSETMEAEAEVQSNKDEAKELKAKERRLTSVFGVADLKNGAIGLYNLGQSCCLNSLLQVFLMNIHFTGILRRITVPPCAQRRSNVPYQMLLLLEEMQRGKCKAVRPTELACCLSAHRVELFVQHDAAQLFLRLWNLIKKQMKKLELVEELSDLYTICIQEHLACQSCSFEIKNNSCMLTLPLPVLDSNSHRLKTLEDCLQHFFHPEELTGQNMCFCQQCGMKTPFLKSMKLVYLPQTLTIHLKRFCFEKSSYTHKLSHYLPFPRDLDFNGVLTENQCQADDNEKATWQYSLFAVVAHSGSSSCGHYCAYIQSLTECKWYCFNDSQVCQVSWDDVKCTYGHSNLHWGETAYLLIYMKKHPQQPYPGLSECLGKL